A section of the Spirochaetota bacterium genome encodes:
- a CDS encoding universal stress protein, translating into MFKKVLYPTDFSANSEKVMPYVKELKNSGTDEIILLHIIDTRNEDFIKKGSWASQTIQNELMKDYHNNMIKEAEKKIEPIKKELDASFKVKTIITSGIPFQKIIDTAEEENVSVIAMGSHGISNIAEMVLGSVTELVFRKTCKPILVIKR; encoded by the coding sequence ATGTTTAAAAAAGTTCTATATCCAACGGATTTTTCGGCAAATTCTGAAAAGGTAATGCCCTATGTTAAGGAGTTGAAGAATTCTGGAACTGATGAGATAATTCTCTTACATATAATTGATACTAGAAATGAGGACTTTATTAAAAAGGGGAGTTGGGCAAGTCAGACAATCCAAAATGAACTTATGAAGGATTATCATAATAACATGATAAAGGAGGCTGAAAAGAAGATCGAACCTATTAAAAAGGAACTCGACGCTAGTTTTAAAGTAAAGACCATTATTACAAGCGGAATACCATTTCAGAAGATAATAGATACTGCAGAAGAAGAGAATGTATCAGTTATCGCCATGGGTTCACATGGAATCAGCAATATTGCAGAGATGGTATTGGGATCTGTGACTGAGTTAGTTTTTCGTAAAACCTGTAAACCTATACTTGTAATAAAGAGATAA
- the cloSI gene encoding clostripain, protein MHSIKDWKYMFIRRIEYILRYFKYFNFVLCFVLIISVACNDDNDNPQPLVDNYTKGTNWTVMYYCDADCDLETALLSDVQEMKSGYVNDQGLNLILLIDRHPESYGYYTNDATVFGEDFSDTRIYRITQGAATRIGGGTQFPEITTISSYEANMGDANTMKKFIQFCKAEYEADNYALILSNHGGGTRGRGLSDNLNRDFPRAFCEDDTNDGDMLYVAEVTDVLTASESVDLIGFDVCLLGSVETAYQYRTGDDKFSADYMVASSPSLWGAGWQYDKIFERIRGGGGNNGEVDTIIGGSELYYDPSTMTAAEFGGIIVEEQYDSTSANSTYGPSQSLSCYNLAKVAEVKDAVDALAVNLSVDVENEQFYFENIRGGYPLSLSEGTIHYFDAAEVVEWVRYPFFDLYDLCERTSTSSDFSSAIQTKASDVMTAVDEMVVYSYAGNDYPSRFTNGKHGLHIFFSDGDSINYLGERSWAYQWWYNSIDTDAAFSDDDSLYGKLSWCIDGATSSDSTIDNWFEMLDDWFDEGGGGGLNGYTP, encoded by the coding sequence ATGCATAGCATTAAGGATTGGAAATATATGTTTATTAGAAGGATTGAGTATATTCTTAGGTATTTTAAATATTTCAATTTTGTCCTATGTTTTGTGCTTATTATTTCAGTTGCCTGTAATGATGATAATGATAATCCCCAACCCTTGGTGGATAATTATACCAAGGGGACGAATTGGACGGTTATGTATTATTGCGATGCAGATTGCGATCTTGAAACCGCGCTTCTATCGGATGTACAGGAGATGAAAAGCGGTTATGTAAATGATCAGGGTCTTAATCTAATTCTTCTTATTGATCGGCATCCTGAATCTTATGGGTATTATACAAATGACGCTACTGTATTTGGGGAGGATTTTTCAGATACAAGGATCTATAGAATTACGCAAGGAGCTGCAACTCGAATCGGAGGTGGTACACAATTTCCTGAAATTACTACCATCTCAAGTTATGAGGCCAACATGGGTGATGCAAATACAATGAAGAAATTCATTCAGTTTTGTAAGGCTGAATATGAGGCTGATAACTATGCTCTAATTCTTTCGAATCATGGAGGGGGTACAAGAGGCAGGGGGTTGAGTGATAATCTGAATAGAGACTTTCCTAGAGCATTTTGTGAAGATGATACGAATGATGGTGATATGCTTTATGTAGCAGAGGTAACTGATGTATTGACCGCAAGTGAATCCGTAGACTTAATTGGTTTCGATGTCTGCCTGTTGGGTTCAGTTGAAACAGCATACCAATATCGAACAGGAGATGACAAATTTAGCGCTGATTACATGGTTGCTTCATCTCCATCATTATGGGGGGCTGGATGGCAATATGATAAAATATTTGAGAGGATCAGAGGTGGAGGCGGTAATAATGGAGAAGTGGATACAATAATAGGGGGGAGTGAACTCTATTATGACCCATCTACTATGACAGCAGCTGAATTTGGAGGAATTATTGTTGAGGAACAGTATGATTCTACCAGCGCTAATTCCACATATGGGCCAAGCCAGTCCTTAAGTTGCTATAACCTTGCAAAGGTGGCGGAGGTAAAGGATGCTGTTGATGCCCTGGCGGTTAATCTGAGTGTTGATGTTGAGAATGAGCAATTCTACTTCGAAAATATAAGGGGTGGTTATCCATTATCTTTGTCAGAAGGAACAATACACTATTTCGATGCAGCTGAAGTTGTAGAATGGGTACGCTATCCTTTTTTTGATCTTTATGATCTATGTGAACGGACAAGCACAAGTTCTGATTTTAGCTCAGCAATACAGACAAAGGCATCAGATGTAATGACTGCCGTTGATGAAATGGTTGTCTACTCCTATGCTGGGAATGATTATCCATCAAGATTTACCAATGGTAAACATGGCCTGCATATCTTTTTCTCAGATGGAGATAGCATCAATTATCTTGGAGAACGAAGCTGGGCATACCAGTGGTGGTATAATTCTATAGATACTGATGCTGCATTTAGTGATGATGACAGCTTATATGGAAAATTGTCATGGTGTATAGATGGAGCAACCTCCAGTGACAGCACAATAGATAATTGGTTTGAGATGCTTGATGACTGGTTTGATGAGGGTGGGGGTGGAGGATTGAATGGGTATACTCCATAA
- a CDS encoding bifunctional nuclease family protein, protein MMSLSRVEVLNIVIDQENNIPVVILQDIETKDTLPILIAPLEASMIAIELEGKKPIRPLTHDLLINIVKATSYEVESIEINDLKDNIYYAKIKLVSGNKTLEIDSRPSDAIAIALRTKAPIYVKKKVFILSMGIQKATKHVDKETLKEVLEDIEIEDVGGKIM, encoded by the coding sequence ATGATGTCACTATCAAGAGTAGAAGTACTTAATATTGTAATCGATCAAGAAAATAATATACCGGTTGTTATATTACAGGATATTGAAACAAAGGATACATTACCAATCCTCATAGCGCCTCTTGAAGCTAGTATGATAGCTATAGAATTAGAAGGCAAAAAACCGATAAGACCCTTAACGCACGATCTTCTGATAAATATAGTAAAAGCTACTTCTTATGAAGTAGAGTCAATTGAAATAAATGATCTGAAAGACAACATTTATTATGCTAAAATCAAGCTGGTTTCTGGCAATAAGACCTTAGAGATTGATAGTCGACCAAGTGATGCAATAGCTATAGCGCTAAGAACAAAAGCACCAATTTATGTAAAGAAGAAGGTTTTTATACTCTCAATGGGCATTCAAAAAGCGACTAAACATGTGGACAAGGAGACATTGAAAGAAGTTTTAGAGGATATTGAGATTGAGGATGTTGGTGGAAAAATAATGTAG
- a CDS encoding fructose-bisphosphatase class III, which yields MSNNITNIEIHDFIKELTDIEIELESDIETTLWISDPHGAGERFVAILKGRFGIVWRTCYEALPKSFSHNKIEYLARIIRKEKYINGEDNSIERQDVISALVKVIRYRMQNVKDFDQIRPSINKDLKQVLENLILNFPVPNLIYENDLIADKVISALCKIIKQVIIGQLVVLGDVFDRGDEPDKILRILNKSDIKPYVKYIWGNHDILWMGAAAGNRSLIAEALRISTRYDNLKFLKRLGIDISKLQEFANKLYPGEIAGKFKAKLNISKKMEKTLSIIQFKLEEKTIRDNPNFRMESRLMLENLAQMLKSNNVDGLTDTDFPTLDLDNPTELSEEEKYVIDDLTYQFTNSDRVKSLMRFLFEHGKMYHINNYILNIHALIPSTAEEEFDDLFGRKGKALFDHLEAIVKNVGKKYLAGEEQGPEELALMFYLWCGPKSPFFGKNAMKTFERYYFKDKDTHKEILLYWEENLKKDSFMDMILNDFGAKRIVYGHTPIDILKGGKIASSDGRAINIDGGFSKAYLNRGHSLVHTPYSLYAIILPTPDEISEARKMKEPAKIQIENIDSFENPVKVKNTYRGKILKERRDQLFAMLNELEYHNVETLSESDFTI from the coding sequence ATGTCTAATAATATTACTAATATTGAGATACATGATTTTATCAAGGAGCTTACGGATATTGAGATAGAACTCGAATCCGATATTGAGACGACGTTATGGATTAGTGATCCTCATGGCGCTGGTGAGAGATTTGTCGCAATATTGAAGGGTAGATTTGGAATTGTATGGAGAACCTGCTATGAGGCACTTCCAAAATCATTTTCACATAATAAGATTGAATATTTAGCAAGAATAATAAGAAAGGAAAAATACATAAATGGTGAGGATAATTCAATAGAGAGACAGGATGTGATCTCAGCTCTGGTTAAGGTTATTAGATATAGGATGCAAAACGTAAAGGATTTTGATCAAATACGTCCTAGTATTAATAAGGATCTCAAGCAGGTTTTGGAGAATCTGATACTCAATTTCCCAGTACCAAATCTTATATATGAGAATGATCTGATTGCAGACAAGGTTATTAGCGCTCTCTGTAAGATTATAAAACAAGTAATTATTGGCCAGTTGGTTGTGCTGGGGGATGTCTTTGATAGAGGTGATGAACCGGATAAAATATTGAGGATTCTCAATAAGAGTGATATTAAACCCTATGTAAAGTATATTTGGGGAAATCATGATATTCTCTGGATGGGAGCAGCAGCAGGCAACAGATCTCTCATTGCTGAAGCCCTTAGGATTAGCACACGATATGATAACCTAAAATTTTTAAAAAGACTTGGAATTGATATCAGCAAATTACAGGAATTTGCAAATAAATTGTATCCTGGTGAGATTGCAGGGAAATTTAAGGCGAAACTGAATATTTCAAAGAAAATGGAAAAAACCCTCTCAATAATTCAATTTAAACTGGAGGAAAAAACTATAAGAGATAATCCTAATTTCAGGATGGAATCACGATTGATGCTTGAGAATCTTGCACAAATGCTTAAAAGTAATAATGTTGATGGTTTGACGGATACGGATTTCCCAACATTAGACTTAGATAATCCTACAGAATTATCTGAAGAAGAGAAGTATGTAATAGATGATTTGACATATCAGTTTACGAACAGCGATAGGGTAAAATCTCTCATGAGGTTTCTATTTGAACATGGAAAGATGTATCATATCAATAACTACATCCTGAATATTCATGCGCTTATACCCAGTACAGCGGAAGAGGAATTTGATGATCTTTTCGGACGAAAAGGCAAAGCCCTATTCGATCATCTTGAGGCAATAGTAAAAAATGTGGGAAAAAAATATCTGGCAGGGGAAGAGCAGGGTCCTGAGGAATTAGCACTTATGTTTTATCTTTGGTGTGGCCCTAAATCGCCATTCTTTGGGAAAAATGCGATGAAGACCTTTGAGAGGTATTACTTCAAAGATAAGGATACTCATAAGGAGATACTCCTCTATTGGGAGGAGAACCTAAAAAAGGATTCATTTATGGATATGATTTTAAATGATTTTGGGGCTAAAAGAATTGTTTATGGGCATACACCTATAGACATCTTAAAGGGTGGAAAGATAGCCTCTTCTGATGGCAGGGCAATCAATATCGACGGCGGTTTCTCTAAGGCATATCTCAATAGAGGTCATTCCCTTGTGCATACACCGTACTCATTATACGCCATAATATTACCTACTCCAGATGAAATTAGCGAGGCTAGAAAGATGAAAGAACCAGCTAAGATTCAGATAGAAAACATTGACAGCTTTGAAAATCCTGTAAAGGTGAAAAATACATATAGAGGGAAGATATTAAAGGAGAGAAGAGATCAGTTATTTGCAATGTTAAATGAACTTGAATACCATAATGTAGAGACTCTCTCTGAGAGTGATTTCACCATATAA